The stretch of DNA TTCCTTTGCGGATATTTAATGTTCAGTAGAAAGAGATTCACCGTTCTCCTTGTCTCTGCATTGCTCTGCTTGATCGCAGTTGTATTGACAGCCAGCCGGACGCCGATCGCGGCGATCCTGATTGCTCTGATCTTCTGTGCCTCGATGCGACCGGGAAAGATCAGGTGGGTGACGATCGCTGCCCTCGTTGGGTTGGTCGGACTCGCGGCACTGCTGCCGGCATCACGACAGAAATTCGGCGAGAATCTCGGGCGCGATACCTCTTCGGAGTATGCAGGAAGTCGGGTATACATCTGGACACGAGCGCTGGACATCGTTGCAGAAAATCCGATCTGTGGAGTTGGGCAGGGAAACTTCCGGGATGAGTATGTGGCGCGACTCGATCCTGATGTCGAAGAAAAACGGAAGTTGGCTCATGCGCACAATGACTTTCTGAATATTGCCGCCGTTGCCGGGATCCCGGGTGCGCTCTTTTTCATCGGAATCTGGATTTCGGTATTTCGAATCGTGGGCAAGGCCGCTTTCGACTTACGCCTGACCATAGAGAAACGACGATTTGCTTTGGCCGCCCTGGTCGGATCGGTCGTTTTTCTCGTCACTTCTCTCACGGAAGCTACCTTTGCCGACGAGGAGGTTCGCCAGATGCTCATGTTTGTCTGGGCGTTAGGGCTTTCGGTGCGGTATAATGAATCGTCGTAAGGCGACGCAAAAGCCTTGACAGTCAACCGGGAACCTCTATTTTGACAGGTACTATGGCAATCCCAAAGAAAAAACCGCTTTCATCAGGCGGCCGTCCATCGACGGCGCAATTGGTTCGAGCCCCCGAGAAGTGGCCGTTCGGACGAAAGAACTACATTCTGTTTGCTGTCTCGTTGGTGGTGATTGTGATCGGCTTTTTTGCCCTGAGTCAGGGTTCCACCAGCCTGGCGCCAGTCCTCCTGGTTGTGGGTTATTGCGTTCTGGTACCGTGGGCAATTCTGGCTAAGGAAAAGCAGGCATCCGAACCACCCAGCGAATCGGCAGCCCCCGAAACAAAGGTCAGCTAATAGATTACGCTGTAATCGATTAACCAGACCCGACAGCTATTTCTGCCCGCCCAGTTATTGGGTGGGCATTTTTCTGCTCAGCCCTTTTGGGCGCTTGCCTTTTTCCGATAGTCGTATATATTGACGGTCTGCCAACGGGCGGCTTTAGTCAGTGATGCTGGAGACAGTGATCTGGCTGGTTGTTCCGGACGGTGTTCACAGGAGAACCGGGCGGTTAGCTCAGCTGGTTAGAGCACCTGCCTTACACGCAGGGTGTCACAGGTTCGAATCCTGTATCGCCCAGTTTTTTGGGTGGCACATTGTCAGGCAGCTGGCGCTGGTCCAACTGGTGTCTGGTTTGTGAATGTTCTTTTCCATGATTCGGGGTTGTAGTTCAGTTGGTTAGAACGCATGCCTGTCACGCATGAGGCCGCGAGTTCGAGTCTCGTCAACCCCGCCATTTTCATCCCCTTGTCTTTCATAATGTTACATCCTCCGCTCGGGAGCACCCTTGTGACATTACAGAACTTCCCCGAACGGGCTGGTTCAGTTACAACTTATTCTTTTGCTTTAGCCCGATCGTGACGATAAATTGACCATTGTGGTACACGTTTCCGGAAACATGCGCTCTTTGGCCCGAAGTTGGTGGTTTGCCTGCTTCCTGCTCCTCCAGATAGCTGGAATTGGGCAGCTCTATCCGTTTGTTCATGTTCACCACGTGCACGATGATGAGGGGACGCGACTTGTTCTCAGCATCCACCCTCCGACTGTCGGTGATTCACATCTTGATGCCACCGACGAAGACGAGCATCATCACGATACCGATCACGTAGTTCTTGATTGCAATCTCTGTCAGCGATTGCTCAGTCAACTACAGCGATCCGCCGATATCATCGTATATACCGTAACTTCCCTTGACAATACTTCGCAAGAGGTTCTGGTCCATCATGCGGCAGACCCTCCCTTATTCCACAAATCGCGTTCGGTAGTTCCTCCAGATCTTCGCGGTCCCCCAGTGATCGTCTGATTCCCTGTTTAATCACTTCTCACAGC from bacterium encodes:
- a CDS encoding O-antigen ligase family protein, translating into MTAASTDWLNRALQICFALFVITSAFSIALAQMMLGVSLALFIAVSIRERHNPFAGPAKTLYLFILLYLIWLLFSAVMGKTPLRSLLICKEEWLFLAIPIGIYLLQRRSYSEKVLFGFAVATGIVSLFAVTQFFTGTHWLHYSHGSFEAIEVARPVGNFTHWLTFANFYATAGTFLCGYLMFSRKRFTVLLVSALLCLIAVVLTASRTPIAAILIALIFCASMRPGKIRWVTIAALVGLVGLAALLPASRQKFGENLGRDTSSEYAGSRVYIWTRALDIVAENPICGVGQGNFRDEYVARLDPDVEEKRKLAHAHNDFLNIAAVAGIPGALFFIGIWISVFRIVGKAAFDLRLTIEKRRFALAALVGSVVFLVTSLTEATFADEEVRQMLMFVWALGLSVRYNESS